In one Sulfitobacter sp. LCG007 genomic region, the following are encoded:
- a CDS encoding aspartate aminotransferase family protein, which produces MDGTFNENDLSRVVEADRAHIWHHLSQHKPYETTDPRIIVEGKGMKVWDQKGKEHLDAVSGGVWTVNVGYGRERIANAVRDQLVKLNYFAGSAGSIPGAQFAERLIGKMPGMSRVYYCNSGSEANEKAFKMIRQIAHKRYGGKKHKILYRDRDYHGTTISALSAGGQDERNAQYGPFTPGFVRVPHCLEYRRHEQEGAPAENYGLWAADQIEKIILAEGPDTVGGICLEPVTAGGGVIVPPADYWPRVQEICRKYDVLLHIDEVVCGVGRTGTWFGYQNYGIEPDMVTMAKGVASGYAAIACLVTTENVFDLFKDDAADPMNYFRDISTFGGCTAGPAAALENLAIIEDEGLLENCSAMGVRMIENLDALAEKHAVIGDVRGAGLFCGAELVQDRASKDPVEEKRVQAVVADCMSQGVIIGATNRSLPGKNNTLCFSPALIATPDDIDRITDAVDGALGRVFG; this is translated from the coding sequence ACGAGACCACCGACCCGCGCATCATCGTCGAGGGAAAGGGCATGAAGGTCTGGGATCAGAAGGGCAAGGAACATCTGGATGCCGTCTCGGGCGGGGTCTGGACCGTCAATGTCGGCTACGGGCGCGAGCGGATCGCCAATGCGGTGCGCGACCAGCTGGTGAAGCTCAACTATTTCGCCGGGTCCGCGGGCTCGATCCCCGGCGCGCAATTCGCCGAGCGCCTGATCGGCAAGATGCCGGGCATGTCCCGCGTCTACTACTGCAACTCGGGTTCGGAAGCCAACGAGAAGGCCTTCAAGATGATCCGCCAGATCGCGCACAAGCGCTATGGCGGCAAGAAGCACAAGATCCTCTATCGCGACCGCGACTATCACGGCACGACGATCTCTGCCCTGTCCGCAGGCGGTCAGGACGAGCGCAACGCCCAGTACGGTCCTTTCACGCCGGGTTTCGTGCGGGTGCCCCATTGCCTCGAATACCGCCGCCACGAACAGGAGGGCGCGCCGGCCGAGAATTACGGGCTCTGGGCCGCCGACCAGATCGAGAAGATCATCCTGGCCGAGGGCCCTGATACCGTGGGCGGAATCTGCCTCGAGCCGGTCACGGCGGGCGGCGGCGTGATCGTTCCCCCGGCGGATTACTGGCCGCGGGTGCAGGAGATATGCCGCAAGTACGACGTGCTGCTGCATATCGACGAAGTCGTCTGCGGCGTCGGGCGCACCGGCACCTGGTTCGGCTACCAGAATTACGGCATTGAGCCCGACATGGTGACGATGGCAAAGGGCGTCGCCTCGGGCTATGCCGCCATCGCCTGCCTCGTGACCACCGAGAATGTGTTCGACCTCTTCAAGGACGACGCGGCGGATCCGATGAACTACTTCCGTGACATTTCGACCTTCGGGGGGTGCACCGCAGGCCCCGCCGCAGCGCTGGAGAACCTCGCCATCATCGAGGACGAGGGGCTTCTCGAGAACTGCAGCGCCATGGGCGTGCGGATGATCGAGAATCTCGACGCATTGGCGGAGAAACATGCCGTCATCGGTGACGTGCGCGGTGCCGGTCTCTTCTGCGGTGCGGAACTGGTGCAGGACCGCGCCAGCAAGGACCCGGTCGAGGAAAAGCGCGTGCAGGCCGTGGTGGCGGACTGCATGTCTCAGGGCGTCATCATCGGGGCAACCAACCGCTCGCTGCCGGGCAAGAACAACACGCTGTGCTTCTCGCCCGCGCTGATCGCGACACCGGACGACATCGACCGGATCACCGACGCCGTAGACGGCGCTCTGGGCCGGGTCTTCGGCTGA
- a CDS encoding PLP-dependent aminotransferase family protein encodes MALPVESFFLHPDAQGTLQAQIQQMIARGILSGQYQPGEKLPSTRKLARHLGVSRITVTIAYTELLANDYLVSRGRSGYFVSETAPVPPGFAPSREETDAVDWNRAIGQRFSGGDTPHKPQDWARFRYPFIYGQADPSLFDHANWRLCAVQALGQRDFTAMTTDYFDQDDPQLVEFIVRHTLPRRGITARPEQILMTLGAQNALWIAAQVLLTQRRRAVLEDPCYHALRDVLRQSRCNVTPVQVDQHGLPPESIPPETDVIFTTPSHQCPTTATMPMRRRHALLDRAREMDALIVEDDYEFEMSFLQSPSPALKSLDADGRVIYVGSFSKSLFPGLRLGYLVGSEPFIREARALRASVLRHPPGHVQRTASYFLSLGHYDALIRRTSSALHERRKVMTAALEHHGLQIAGQGAYGGSSFWMRAPQGTDTEALALRLQSRGVLIEPGRAFFNGTDRPRNFYRLAYSSIPTDRIEPGLALIAKELRDMPGQPPAQAAVSGA; translated from the coding sequence ATGGCACTCCCGGTCGAGTCGTTCTTCCTGCATCCCGACGCGCAGGGCACACTGCAGGCGCAGATCCAGCAGATGATCGCGCGCGGCATCCTGTCGGGACAGTATCAGCCCGGCGAGAAGCTGCCATCGACCCGCAAGCTGGCGCGTCATCTCGGTGTCAGCCGGATCACCGTGACCATCGCCTATACCGAACTGCTGGCGAACGACTATCTCGTCTCGCGCGGGCGCTCGGGCTATTTCGTGTCCGAAACGGCTCCGGTCCCGCCGGGCTTCGCGCCCAGCCGGGAGGAGACGGACGCAGTCGACTGGAACCGGGCCATCGGCCAAAGGTTTTCCGGGGGCGACACACCGCACAAGCCGCAGGACTGGGCGCGGTTCCGCTATCCCTTCATATACGGGCAGGCCGATCCGTCGCTTTTCGATCATGCCAACTGGCGGCTCTGCGCCGTGCAGGCGCTTGGCCAGCGTGATTTCACGGCGATGACAACGGACTACTTCGACCAGGATGATCCGCAACTCGTCGAATTCATCGTCCGCCATACGCTTCCCCGGCGCGGCATCACCGCGCGCCCCGAACAGATCCTCATGACGCTCGGCGCGCAGAACGCCCTCTGGATTGCGGCGCAGGTTCTTCTGACGCAGCGACGCCGGGCGGTGCTTGAGGATCCCTGCTACCATGCCCTGCGCGACGTGTTGCGACAGTCGCGCTGCAATGTCACTCCGGTACAGGTGGATCAGCACGGCCTGCCGCCCGAGTCGATTCCGCCCGAAACGGATGTCATCTTCACCACGCCAAGCCACCAATGTCCGACAACGGCCACGATGCCCATGCGCCGGCGGCATGCGCTGCTCGACCGGGCGCGGGAAATGGACGCGCTGATCGTGGAAGACGATTACGAATTCGAGATGTCCTTTCTCCAGAGCCCATCGCCCGCACTGAAGAGCCTCGATGCCGACGGGCGCGTGATCTACGTCGGCAGCTTTTCGAAGTCGCTCTTTCCGGGCCTGAGGCTTGGCTATCTAGTCGGATCGGAGCCCTTCATCCGCGAGGCGCGCGCCCTGCGCGCCTCGGTGCTGCGCCACCCTCCCGGACATGTCCAGCGCACGGCGTCCTACTTTCTGTCGCTCGGCCATTACGATGCGTTGATCCGGCGCACCTCTTCGGCACTGCACGAGCGGCGCAAGGTGATGACCGCGGCGCTCGAACACCACGGGCTCCAGATCGCCGGGCAAGGCGCCTATGGCGGGTCATCCTTCTGGATGCGCGCCCCGCAGGGAACCGACACCGAGGCGCTTGCCCTCAGGCTGCAGTCGCGGGGCGTGCTGATCGAACCGGGCCGGGCCTTCTTCAACGGCACAGACCGGCCGCGCAATTTCTACCGGCTTGCCTACAGTTCGATCCCGACCGACCGGATCGAGCCCGGCCTCGCGCTGATCGCCAAGGAGTTGCGGGACATGCCTGGCCAGCCGCCGGCGCAGGCGGCGGTGTCGGGCGCGTGA
- the xsc gene encoding sulfoacetaldehyde acetyltransferase: protein MKMTTEEAFVKVLQRHGIRHAFGIIGSAMMPISDIFPEAGITFWDCAHEGSAGMMADGFTRASGRMSMMIAQNGPGITNFVTAVKTAYWNHTPLLLVTPQAANKTIGQGGFQEVEQMKLFEDMVAYQEEVRDPTRIAETLNRVILKAKRASAPAQINVPRDFWTQVIDIELPSMVEFERPSGGEEAIAKAAELLSSAKFPVILNGAGVVLAGAIPASMKLAEALSAPVCVGYQHNDAFPGSHPLFAGPLGYNGSKAGMELIAKADVVLALGTRLNPFSTLPGYGIDYWPKDAAIIQVDLNPDRIGLTKKVAVGIVGDAKKVAEAITARLGDVSGDSRRDREELIAKTKSAWAQQLTSMDHEEDDPGTTWNERARSAKPDWMSPRMAWRAIQSALPRDAIISSDIGNNCAIGNAYPSFEEGRKYLAPGLFGPCGYGLPAIVGAKIACPDVPVVGFAGDGAFGIAVNELTAIGRREWPAITQVVFRNYQWGAEKRNSTLWFDDNFVGTELDEDVSYAGIAKACGLQGVVARTMDELKDALARAIEDQMKHGKTTLIEAMINQELGEPFRRDAMKKPVRVAGISKDDMADQPA, encoded by the coding sequence ATGAAGATGACGACCGAAGAAGCATTCGTGAAGGTCCTGCAACGGCACGGGATCCGTCATGCCTTCGGGATCATCGGCTCGGCCATGATGCCGATCTCCGATATCTTCCCAGAGGCGGGCATCACCTTCTGGGATTGCGCCCATGAGGGCAGCGCGGGGATGATGGCGGACGGCTTTACCCGGGCTTCCGGCAGGATGTCGATGATGATCGCCCAGAACGGGCCGGGCATCACCAATTTCGTCACCGCCGTGAAGACCGCCTATTGGAACCACACGCCCCTGCTGCTGGTCACGCCGCAGGCGGCGAACAAGACCATCGGCCAGGGCGGCTTTCAGGAAGTCGAGCAGATGAAGCTCTTCGAGGACATGGTGGCCTATCAGGAGGAAGTGCGCGACCCGACGCGCATCGCCGAGACGCTGAACCGGGTTATCCTGAAGGCCAAGCGGGCCTCGGCCCCGGCGCAGATCAACGTGCCGCGCGATTTCTGGACCCAGGTGATCGACATCGAGCTGCCCTCGATGGTGGAATTCGAGCGTCCGTCTGGTGGTGAGGAAGCCATCGCGAAGGCGGCGGAACTGCTGTCGAGCGCGAAATTCCCGGTGATCCTGAACGGAGCGGGCGTGGTGCTTGCCGGCGCGATCCCGGCGTCCATGAAGCTCGCCGAGGCGCTTTCTGCCCCGGTCTGCGTCGGCTACCAGCACAATGACGCCTTCCCCGGTTCGCACCCGCTGTTTGCGGGGCCGCTGGGCTACAACGGGTCGAAGGCCGGGATGGAACTGATCGCCAAGGCCGACGTGGTGCTGGCTCTGGGGACGCGCCTCAACCCGTTCTCCACGCTGCCGGGCTACGGGATCGACTACTGGCCCAAGGACGCGGCGATCATACAGGTGGATCTCAACCCCGACCGGATCGGCCTGACCAAGAAGGTCGCCGTAGGCATCGTCGGCGACGCGAAGAAGGTGGCCGAGGCGATCACGGCCAGGCTCGGTGACGTTTCGGGCGACTCAAGGCGAGACCGCGAGGAACTGATCGCCAAGACCAAGTCGGCCTGGGCGCAGCAGCTTACCTCGATGGACCACGAGGAAGACGATCCGGGCACCACCTGGAACGAACGCGCCCGCAGCGCCAAGCCGGACTGGATGAGCCCGCGCATGGCGTGGCGCGCAATCCAGTCGGCGCTTCCACGCGACGCGATCATCAGCTCGGACATCGGCAACAACTGCGCCATCGGCAACGCCTACCCGTCTTTCGAGGAAGGCCGGAAATACCTTGCCCCCGGTCTCTTCGGCCCCTGTGGCTACGGTCTGCCCGCCATCGTTGGCGCCAAGATCGCCTGCCCGGACGTGCCTGTCGTGGGTTTTGCCGGTGACGGCGCTTTCGGCATCGCGGTGAATGAACTCACGGCCATCGGCCGGCGGGAATGGCCGGCGATCACGCAGGTTGTCTTCCGAAACTACCAGTGGGGTGCGGAAAAGAGGAACTCGACCCTCTGGTTCGACGACAACTTCGTCGGCACCGAACTGGATGAGGACGTGAGCTATGCCGGCATCGCCAAGGCATGCGGATTGCAGGGCGTCGTGGCCCGGACCATGGACGAGCTGAAGGACGCGCTGGCCAGGGCGATCGAGGACCAGATGAAGCACGGCAAGACCACGCTGATCGAGGCGATGATCAACCAGGAACTGGGCGAGCCCTTCCGGCGCGATGCCATGAAGAAGCCTGTGCGGGTTGCCGGGATCAGCAAGGACGACATGGCGGATCAGCCCGCCTGA
- a CDS encoding molybdopterin oxidoreductase family protein encodes MSFRQPQIDLSPPVSDEVRKTTCYMCACRCGINVHMKQGKVAYIEGNRDHPVNKGVLCAKGSAGIMQHNAPSRLRAPLKRVGPRGSGEFEEISWDEALKIACDWLEPIRCENPDKLAFFTGRDQSQSFTSLWAQAFGTPNYAAHGGFCSVNMATAGIYTMGGAFWEFGQPDWEHTKLFMLFGVAEDHDSNPIKMGIGRIKARGARVIGVNPIRTGYNAVADDWVGITPGTDGLFILAMIHVLLKAGRIDLDYLAQWTNAPCLVNADPDSDSFGLLLRDDAGRELVIDRTTGAPAPFDRAGTRPDLGATYKRDGFTHRTVFHHMVEQYLDPKYAPEAVAERCGIPAARIRAIAAELARVAFEESFELNQPWTDFRGETHATMTGRPVSFHAMRGISAHANGFQTCRALHVLQILLGTVEVPGGFRFKPPYPKPATAHPRPHAKSTPSSPLNGPHLGFVQGPEDLLIDAEGKPRRIDKAFTWENPMSSHGLMHMVISNAHAGDPYPIDTLFLYMANMSWNSTMNTSGVMEMLTDTDENGDYVIPRIIYSDAYSSEMVAYADLILPDTTYLERHDCISLLDRPISEPDAAADAIRWPVVEPDRDVRGFQSVLITLGAMLGLPGFVNEDGSPRYRDYADYIVTHERRPGIGPLAGFRGNGAESGRGGVNPEQLSRYINNGGFFAAHIPPQAQYFKPWNKGYQDWAVGLGLYDTPQPYLFQLWCEPLRRFQLAGEGKGDRLPPEHLRPRLRETMTPLPHWYETDQTGNDGFNINALTQRPMAMYHSWGSQNAWLRQLHGCNPLYVPTKLMRAHGLSDGDWARVTSPHGEIIVPVMEMAALNENTVWTWNAIGKRRGAWALDTDAPEATKGFLLNHLIHELLPPKGDGLRWANSDPVTGQAAWFDLKVRIEKADAPEGVAEPDHAPVASPVGTGPRKLAWKVGR; translated from the coding sequence ATGAGTTTCCGGCAGCCCCAGATCGACCTCAGCCCGCCCGTCTCGGACGAGGTGCGCAAGACGACCTGCTACATGTGCGCCTGCCGCTGCGGGATCAACGTCCACATGAAGCAGGGCAAGGTCGCCTATATCGAGGGCAACCGCGACCATCCGGTCAACAAGGGCGTCCTTTGCGCCAAGGGCAGCGCCGGGATCATGCAGCACAACGCGCCTTCGCGCCTGCGCGCGCCGTTGAAGCGCGTGGGCCCCCGCGGGTCCGGCGAATTCGAGGAAATCAGCTGGGATGAGGCGTTGAAGATCGCCTGCGACTGGCTCGAACCGATCCGCTGCGAGAACCCCGACAAGCTTGCCTTCTTCACCGGGCGCGACCAGTCGCAAAGCTTCACCAGCCTCTGGGCGCAGGCCTTCGGAACGCCGAACTATGCCGCACACGGCGGTTTCTGCTCGGTCAACATGGCCACTGCCGGGATCTACACCATGGGCGGCGCCTTCTGGGAATTCGGCCAGCCGGACTGGGAGCATACGAAGCTGTTCATGCTCTTCGGCGTGGCCGAGGATCACGACAGCAACCCGATCAAGATGGGTATCGGGCGCATCAAGGCCCGTGGCGCGCGGGTGATCGGGGTCAACCCGATCCGCACGGGCTACAACGCCGTGGCCGACGACTGGGTCGGGATCACCCCCGGAACCGACGGGCTGTTCATTCTGGCGATGATCCATGTGCTTCTGAAGGCCGGCAGGATCGATCTCGACTATCTCGCACAATGGACCAACGCGCCCTGCCTCGTGAACGCCGATCCGGACTCGGACAGCTTCGGTCTGCTGCTGCGGGACGACGCGGGCCGCGAACTCGTGATCGACCGCACCACCGGCGCGCCCGCGCCCTTCGACCGGGCCGGCACGCGCCCCGACCTCGGGGCGACATACAAACGCGACGGCTTCACCCATCGCACCGTCTTCCATCACATGGTCGAGCAGTATCTCGATCCGAAATACGCCCCCGAGGCGGTGGCCGAGCGCTGCGGCATCCCCGCCGCCCGCATCCGCGCCATCGCCGCCGAACTGGCCCGCGTCGCCTTCGAGGAGAGCTTCGAGCTGAACCAGCCCTGGACCGACTTCCGGGGCGAGACCCATGCCACGATGACCGGGCGCCCCGTCTCGTTCCACGCCATGCGCGGGATCTCGGCCCATGCCAACGGCTTCCAGACCTGCCGGGCCTTGCACGTGCTCCAGATCCTGCTCGGCACGGTGGAGGTGCCCGGCGGGTTCCGTTTCAAGCCGCCCTATCCCAAGCCCGCCACGGCCCATCCCCGACCGCACGCGAAATCGACCCCGAGCAGTCCGCTCAACGGTCCGCATCTGGGCTTCGTTCAGGGACCCGAGGACCTGCTGATCGACGCCGAGGGCAAGCCCCGGCGAATCGACAAGGCCTTCACCTGGGAGAACCCGATGTCGAGCCATGGGCTGATGCACATGGTGATCTCGAACGCGCATGCGGGCGACCCCTACCCCATCGACACGCTGTTCCTCTACATGGCCAACATGTCCTGGAACTCGACGATGAACACCTCCGGCGTGATGGAGATGCTCACCGACACGGACGAAAATGGCGATTACGTCATTCCCCGCATCATCTACTCCGACGCCTACAGCTCGGAGATGGTGGCCTACGCCGATCTGATCCTGCCCGACACGACCTATCTTGAACGCCACGACTGCATTTCGCTGCTCGACCGTCCGATCTCCGAACCCGACGCTGCCGCGGACGCGATCCGCTGGCCCGTGGTCGAACCGGACCGGGACGTGCGCGGCTTCCAGTCGGTGCTGATCACGCTCGGGGCGATGCTTGGCCTGCCCGGTTTCGTGAATGAGGACGGCAGCCCCCGCTACAGGGATTATGCAGACTACATCGTGACCCACGAACGCCGCCCCGGCATCGGCCCCCTCGCCGGATTTCGCGGCAACGGAGCGGAAAGCGGGCGCGGCGGCGTCAATCCGGAACAGCTTTCCCGCTACATCAACAACGGCGGCTTCTTCGCCGCGCATATCCCGCCGCAAGCTCAGTACTTCAAGCCCTGGAACAAGGGCTATCAGGACTGGGCCGTTGGCCTCGGCCTTTACGACACCCCCCAGCCCTACCTCTTCCAGCTTTGGTGCGAACCGCTGCGCCGCTTCCAGCTTGCCGGCGAGGGCAAGGGTGACCGCTTGCCCCCAGAGCACCTGCGACCGCGCCTGCGCGAGACGATGACACCGCTGCCGCATTGGTACGAGACCGACCAGACCGGCAACGACGGCTTCAACATCAACGCCCTGACCCAGAGACCCATGGCCATGTATCACTCCTGGGGCAGCCAGAACGCCTGGCTGCGCCAGCTCCATGGGTGCAACCCGCTTTACGTCCCGACGAAGCTGATGCGCGCGCATGGTCTGAGCGACGGCGACTGGGCACGCGTCACATCGCCTCATGGAGAGATCATCGTGCCGGTAATGGAGATGGCCGCGCTGAACGAAAACACCGTCTGGACCTGGAACGCCATTGGCAAGCGCCGCGGCGCCTGGGCGCTCGACACCGACGCGCCCGAGGCGACGAAGGGCTTTCTGCTGAACCATCTCATTCACGAACTGCTGCCGCCCAAGGGCGACGGGCTCCGCTGGGCGAATTCGGATCCCGTCACCGGTCAGGCGGCGTGGTTCGACCTCAAGGTCAGGATCGAAAAGGCCGATGCGCCCGAAGGCGTCGCCGAACCGGACCACGCGCCGGTCGCAAGTCCGGTCGGGACAGGTCCGCGCAAGCTCGCCTGGAAGGTGGGACGATGA
- a CDS encoding 4Fe-4S dicluster domain-containing protein: protein MTELPATTTRKLGLVIDLDTCVGCHACVISCKGWNTENYGAPLSDQDPYGAEPSGTFLNRVHSYEVTPDSGTAQLVHFPKSCLHCEDAPCVTVCPTGASYKRVEDGIVLVNESDCIGCGLCAWACPYGARELDEAEGVMKKCTLCVDRIYNDNLPEEDRVPACVRTCPAGARHFGDFADPESAVSKLAAERGGLELMPEQGTRPVNRYLPPRPKDRLGGIDLLAPLLAPVAEEPSGFFAWLDKTLDRI, encoded by the coding sequence ATGACCGAACTGCCCGCCACCACCACGCGCAAGCTTGGCCTGGTGATCGATCTCGACACCTGCGTTGGCTGCCATGCCTGCGTGATCTCCTGCAAGGGCTGGAACACCGAGAATTACGGCGCGCCCCTGTCGGACCAGGACCCCTATGGCGCGGAGCCCTCTGGCACCTTCCTCAACCGGGTGCACAGCTATGAGGTGACGCCCGACAGCGGCACCGCGCAGCTCGTGCATTTCCCGAAGTCCTGCCTGCATTGCGAGGATGCCCCCTGCGTGACGGTCTGCCCCACCGGCGCCAGCTACAAGCGCGTCGAGGACGGCATCGTGCTGGTCAATGAAAGCGACTGCATCGGCTGCGGCCTGTGTGCATGGGCCTGCCCCTACGGCGCGCGCGAACTCGACGAGGCCGAGGGCGTGATGAAGAAGTGCACCCTCTGCGTCGACCGCATCTACAACGACAACCTGCCCGAGGAAGACCGCGTCCCGGCCTGCGTCCGCACCTGCCCGGCGGGCGCCCGGCATTTCGGCGATTTCGCCGATCCGGAAAGCGCCGTTTCGAAGCTTGCCGCCGAGCGCGGCGGGTTGGAGCTGATGCCCGAGCAGGGCACCCGACCCGTCAACCGCTATCTGCCGCCGCGCCCGAAGGACAGGCTGGGCGGCATCGACCTGCTCGCCCCTCTGCTCGCCCCTGTAGCCGAAGAGCCGTCGGGGTTCTTCGCCTGGCTCGACAAGACGCTGGATCGGATCTGA
- a CDS encoding dimethyl sulfoxide reductase anchor subunit family protein, whose product MHPAPSVIIFTTLSGLGFGLLFFLGLGLPPVTGWTAVIFFALGYALAVGGLMASTFHLRHPERALKAFTQWRSSWLSREGVCAVAALLVMALYAALLVFAGVRIAPLGLLGAALSLLTIFTTSMIYAQLRTVPRWHSGLTPPLFLAYALAGGALLSGQVRAAIVLLLFAGILQIAAWLRGNHALARSGTTLASATGLGFMGRPRAFEPPHTGENYLTRELVFVVGRRQAARLRLIAIVLAVLLPIFLLTLPFSHWFALGAVISHLAGVLTARWLFFAQAEHVVGLYYGKR is encoded by the coding sequence ATGCATCCGGCGCCGTCCGTCATCATCTTCACCACATTGTCGGGCCTGGGCTTCGGTCTGTTGTTCTTTCTTGGCCTCGGCCTCCCGCCCGTCACCGGCTGGACGGCAGTCATCTTCTTCGCGCTGGGATACGCGCTGGCGGTCGGCGGTCTGATGGCCTCCACCTTCCATCTCCGCCATCCCGAACGCGCGCTCAAGGCCTTCACCCAGTGGCGCAGCTCGTGGCTCTCGCGTGAAGGCGTCTGCGCTGTCGCCGCGCTGCTGGTGATGGCGCTCTACGCGGCCTTGCTGGTCTTCGCAGGCGTGCGTATCGCGCCCCTCGGCTTGCTCGGCGCGGCGCTGAGCCTGCTGACCATCTTCACCACCTCGATGATCTACGCCCAGCTGCGGACGGTGCCGCGCTGGCATTCCGGTCTGACCCCACCGCTGTTTCTTGCCTATGCGCTTGCGGGCGGCGCGCTGCTTTCCGGGCAGGTGCGCGCGGCGATCGTCCTGCTGCTGTTCGCCGGCATCCTCCAGATCGCTGCCTGGCTCCGCGGCAACCACGCCCTCGCCCGCTCCGGAACCACACTGGCCAGCGCCACCGGACTCGGCTTCATGGGCCGCCCCCGCGCCTTCGAGCCGCCCCACACGGGCGAGAACTACCTGACCCGGGAACTCGTCTTCGTGGTCGGGCGCAGACAGGCCGCCCGCCTTCGCCTCATCGCGATCGTGCTCGCCGTCCTGCTGCCGATATTCCTGCTGACGCTGCCGTTCTCGCACTGGTTCGCGCTTGGCGCGGTGATCAGCCATCTCGCGGGCGTGCTCACGGCCCGCTGGCTCTTCTTCGCCCAGGCCGAACACGTGGTCGGTCTCTATTACGGCAAGCGCTAG
- a CDS encoding transposase — MLASSFEGVLVGLKSVSGSKTEAILSRRSLTDAQWARSEPYLLGKKGVRGRRGAGNRLFVDAVPCPARTASPWRDVPLEPGNRRTVPCRFRRGTLAGVRDSLFMAFSCDPDVEYVPADATIRKVHADAPSRKGA, encoded by the coding sequence TTGCTGGCGTCTTCATTTGAGGGAGTCTTGGTTGGTCTGAAATCTGTTTCAGGATCGAAAACGGAGGCGATCCTGAGCAGGCGAAGCCTGACGGACGCGCAATGGGCGCGGAGTGAGCCGTATCTGCTGGGCAAGAAAGGTGTTCGCGGTCGCAGGGGGGCCGGCAACCGGCTGTTCGTCGATGCGGTGCCGTGCCCGGCCCGGACTGCCTCGCCCTGGCGCGACGTGCCATTGGAGCCGGGAAACCGGCGCACCGTGCCTTGCCGCTTCCGGCGCGGGACGCTGGCAGGCGTGCGGGACAGTCTTTTCATGGCCTTCTCCTGCGATCCCGACGTCGAATACGTGCCGGCCGATGCCACGATCCGCAAGGTCCATGCGGACGCACCCTCTCGAAAGGGGGCCTGA
- the dapA gene encoding 4-hydroxy-tetrahydrodipicolinate synthase: MFKGSMPALVTPFRNGELDLDTLKKLVEWHIGEGSDGLVPVGTTGESPTLTHREHETVVEEVVKAVAGRIPVIAGAGSNNTVEAIRLIRHAEQVGADAALVVTPYYNKPTQRGLIAHYTALHDCCELPIIIYNIPPRSVVDMTPATMGELAKLPRIVGVKDATGDLARVSHQRMTCGADFIQLSGEDPTAHGFNAQGGVGCISVTANVAPRLLAEMQAACAANDFATALEIQDRLMPLHRAIFTEPGLVGVKYAMSVLDLCSEEVRLPLTGLTDETKKLIRDGLRHAGLI; this comes from the coding sequence ATGTTCAAAGGCTCGATGCCTGCCCTCGTCACGCCGTTCCGGAACGGCGAGCTGGATCTGGACACGCTCAAGAAACTCGTCGAGTGGCATATCGGCGAAGGCTCGGACGGGCTGGTGCCGGTGGGCACCACGGGCGAGAGCCCGACGCTCACGCATCGCGAACACGAGACCGTCGTGGAAGAAGTCGTCAAGGCGGTCGCGGGGCGCATTCCCGTCATCGCGGGCGCGGGGTCGAACAACACCGTCGAGGCGATCCGCCTGATTCGGCACGCCGAGCAGGTCGGGGCGGACGCGGCGCTGGTCGTGACGCCCTACTACAACAAGCCGACGCAACGCGGTCTGATCGCGCATTACACGGCGCTGCACGATTGCTGCGAACTGCCGATCATCATCTACAACATCCCGCCGCGCTCGGTGGTCGACATGACGCCGGCGACGATGGGCGAACTGGCGAAGTTGCCGCGGATCGTCGGCGTCAAGGACGCGACGGGGGACCTGGCCCGGGTCAGCCATCAGCGCATGACCTGCGGCGCGGATTTCATCCAGCTTTCCGGTGAGGATCCGACGGCGCATGGCTTCAATGCCCAGGGCGGCGTGGGCTGCATTTCCGTAACCGCCAACGTCGCGCCCCGGCTTCTCGCCGAGATGCAGGCGGCCTGCGCGGCCAATGACTTTGCCACGGCGCTCGAGATCCAGGACCGGCTGATGCCGCTGCACAGGGCGATCTTCACCGAGCCGGGGCTCGTCGGGGTGAAATACGCGATGTCGGTGCTCGACCTGTGCTCGGAAGAGGTGCGCCTGCCGCTGACCGGCCTGACCGACGAGACCAAGAAGTTGATCCGCGACGGTCTGAGGCACGCCGGACTGATCTGA